The proteins below come from a single uncultured Carboxylicivirga sp. genomic window:
- a CDS encoding DEAD/DEAH box helicase, whose translation MTLKASDFYNYYKECYKLDYKEFTVDNILAQKYTYKWFVSGKEELINDDLPIIPFINKKVYELQKEIELFRLEKKLFYASIFVLGRNDNALLKDKRICAPLILYPAKIKEINGETFLEIEKESLIVNRSALSRLDLVNETLTKDEFINELSDTMYSNNNGFMVIRNRLDKYFSNIDTSELLMLPKVWSSSKIRSYFSNQKISEGKFKIIPAAGTVLVDKSESSLKVINDLSEMANSEEFSSNVKQLLGNKEQVKNFNFSFYKSRLNVDQYQALKNAMCYTNSVIVGPPGTGKTYTITSIISDAVVNNQSILVVSKTKQAVEVLRNMLQDDFKLKNYLIHTSGSRYKFSLKSKIQAYLNGISSKNAMLFDQYDISRLYEQLERLEDKFESYINRELKLSDLTFSADLSWFDKWRRFYLRDISTNGTKLWELFDEIEHTLQLLDKSISVYSKRKIESVIKSNSRIFRRDISLFYDALDASGFTEYKNILAKIDYSKILKVFPIWLANLSDLNSVLPLQKDLFDLVIIDEATQCDIASALPAIYRAKRVVVTGDPNQLRHYSFVSRRQQADLRQNYHLSDDKIFDYRGRSILDFFVSKVQSQDQITFLREHFRSTPSLIEFSNQHFYNGQLEVLKSTPKHTSHKQIELIEIKGERNSIGINEIEAKALIEYLDGQITKFNSRKEVPSIGIISPFSSQVNYLNKLLKDNYDLKVLKKFNVLCGTPYNFQGSEREIILMSLCVCGQTHPSAFIHVNKPEVLNVAITRAKSYQVIFKSVSDDRLNKESLLYQYLRFIREYVHYDADQIEADQFQQEVTNELLKKNYDDVKCGYPVAGNLLDILVSHNNTNYFIDLIGYPGQFKDAFSLERYKTLARTGIKCLPLHYSFWQKNRGEAIKKLSNFIEG comes from the coding sequence TTTACTGTAGATAATATATTAGCCCAGAAATATACTTACAAATGGTTTGTTTCCGGAAAAGAAGAGTTGATTAATGATGATCTGCCAATCATTCCGTTTATCAATAAAAAGGTGTATGAGCTTCAGAAAGAGATAGAATTATTTCGATTAGAGAAAAAGTTATTTTATGCGAGTATTTTCGTGTTGGGTAGAAATGATAATGCATTACTTAAAGACAAGCGTATTTGTGCTCCTCTTATTTTATATCCTGCTAAAATTAAAGAAATTAACGGGGAGACCTTCTTGGAGATCGAAAAAGAATCTTTAATAGTCAATCGATCTGCTCTTTCGCGGTTGGATTTAGTAAATGAAACGCTTACAAAGGATGAATTCATTAATGAGCTAAGCGATACCATGTATTCTAATAATAATGGATTTATGGTGATCAGGAATAGGCTCGATAAATATTTTTCAAATATTGATACATCTGAATTATTGATGCTTCCAAAAGTGTGGTCATCTTCTAAAATTCGAAGTTACTTTAGTAATCAGAAAATAAGTGAGGGTAAGTTTAAGATTATTCCGGCAGCAGGAACGGTTTTGGTTGATAAATCAGAGTCATCGTTAAAGGTAATTAATGATTTATCTGAGATGGCAAACTCAGAGGAGTTTAGCTCAAATGTGAAACAACTTTTAGGGAATAAGGAGCAAGTTAAAAACTTCAATTTTAGTTTTTATAAATCTCGCTTGAATGTTGATCAGTATCAGGCATTAAAAAATGCTATGTGTTATACAAATTCTGTTATTGTCGGACCTCCGGGGACAGGTAAAACCTATACAATAACTTCTATTATTAGTGATGCTGTAGTCAATAATCAGTCGATATTGGTGGTTTCAAAAACCAAACAAGCGGTAGAAGTATTGCGAAATATGCTTCAGGACGATTTTAAGTTGAAGAATTATTTAATTCATACGAGCGGAAGTCGTTATAAATTTAGTTTAAAATCAAAGATACAAGCCTATTTAAATGGTATTTCAAGTAAAAACGCAATGTTGTTCGATCAATATGATATCAGTCGTTTGTACGAACAATTGGAACGCCTTGAAGATAAATTTGAGTCATACATCAATCGCGAGTTAAAACTATCGGATCTCACTTTTAGTGCCGATCTAAGCTGGTTTGATAAGTGGAGACGATTTTATTTGAGAGACATTTCAACTAACGGAACAAAGTTGTGGGAGTTGTTTGATGAAATAGAACATACTTTGCAACTTCTTGATAAAAGTATAAGTGTATATTCGAAACGAAAGATCGAATCGGTAATAAAAAGTAATTCGCGCATTTTTCGACGTGATATTTCACTGTTTTATGATGCATTAGATGCAAGTGGATTTACTGAGTATAAAAATATTTTAGCCAAGATAGATTATTCAAAAATACTGAAAGTTTTTCCTATTTGGTTAGCCAATCTTTCGGATTTAAATTCTGTACTACCTTTACAAAAAGATTTATTTGATCTGGTGATAATTGATGAGGCAACACAATGCGATATTGCATCGGCACTACCTGCTATTTATCGAGCAAAGCGTGTTGTTGTAACCGGAGATCCAAACCAATTGAGGCACTATTCATTTGTTTCTCGACGTCAACAGGCCGATTTAAGACAAAACTATCATTTATCGGATGATAAAATATTTGATTATAGAGGCCGAAGTATTCTTGATTTTTTTGTTTCCAAAGTACAAAGTCAGGATCAGATTACCTTTTTACGAGAGCATTTCAGATCAACACCTTCGCTGATAGAATTTAGTAATCAGCATTTTTATAATGGTCAACTCGAGGTTTTAAAATCAACTCCCAAACACACTTCGCATAAACAAATTGAGTTGATTGAAATAAAAGGAGAAAGAAATAGTATAGGAATAAATGAAATAGAAGCGAAAGCACTAATCGAATATCTGGATGGACAGATTACTAAGTTTAATTCACGTAAAGAAGTGCCGTCAATTGGAATTATTTCACCATTTAGTTCGCAGGTTAACTACCTCAATAAGTTATTAAAAGATAACTATGATCTTAAGGTGCTTAAAAAGTTTAATGTTTTATGCGGAACTCCGTATAATTTTCAGGGTTCAGAGCGCGAAATTATACTAATGTCGTTATGTGTGTGCGGTCAAACGCATCCATCAGCATTTATTCATGTCAATAAACCAGAGGTTCTGAACGTTGCCATAACAAGAGCAAAATCTTACCAAGTTATATTTAAATCGGTTAGTGATGACAGACTGAATAAAGAGTCGCTTTTGTATCAATATCTGAGGTTTATCAGAGAGTATGTGCATTACGATGCTGATCAGATTGAAGCAGATCAGTTTCAGCAAGAAGTTACCAATGAGCTGCTCAAAAAAAATTATGATGATGTAAAATGTGGATATCCAGTTGCCGGCAATTTACTTGATATTTTGGTATCGCATAATAACACCAACTATTTTATTGATTTAATAGGTTATCCGGGACAATTTAAAGATGCCTTTTCTCTTGAGAGATATAAAACATTGGCTCGTACAGGAATTAAATGTTTACCATTGCATTATAGCTTTTGGCAAAAGAATAGGGGGGAGGCAATCAAAAAATTATCAAATTTTATAGAAGGATAA
- a CDS encoding type II CAAX endopeptidase family protein yields MKRHFAVKRLIALIQFSLVYLFVFNPWSSFPYTFVIITVTILLVSYLYDGSSKGVGFKSDKSIFLVLRTSVLLFLIVEPIFDFIIQPLINKLTGEVVDYTTFQSLAGDLSSFIKILSNVLLSAAMGEEVLFRGFLFRQFNQILPEFKFKNQTIILISAILFSLPHWYQGLSGLLMTFIFGLFFASVFVIYKYNLWITIVLHALVDTLFLWLAYNNHLGYYNYAYQWLWGCW; encoded by the coding sequence ATGAAAAGGCATTTTGCTGTAAAGAGATTAATAGCATTAATTCAATTTTCTCTTGTTTATTTGTTTGTATTTAATCCCTGGTCTTCGTTTCCATATACCTTTGTAATTATTACTGTTACTATTTTGTTAGTGAGCTATTTATATGATGGATCATCGAAAGGTGTGGGTTTTAAATCCGATAAAAGTATTTTTTTAGTTTTAAGAACCAGTGTTCTACTTTTTTTGATAGTTGAGCCAATATTCGATTTTATTATCCAGCCTTTGATTAATAAGTTGACAGGTGAAGTTGTCGATTATACTACATTTCAATCACTTGCAGGTGATTTGTCAAGTTTTATCAAGATTCTTAGTAATGTACTATTAAGTGCAGCTATGGGGGAAGAGGTTTTATTTCGTGGATTTTTATTTAGACAGTTTAATCAAATCCTTCCAGAATTTAAATTCAAGAATCAAACAATCATATTAATTTCTGCTATTTTATTTAGTTTACCACATTGGTATCAAGGGCTAAGTGGTTTATTAATGACTTTTATATTCGGGCTATTTTTCGCCAGTGTGTTTGTAATCTATAAATACAATTTATGGATTACAATTGTATTGCATGCATTGGTCGATACATTATTTTTATGGTTGGCTTACAATAATCATTTAGGCTATTACAATTATGCTTATCAATGGTTGTGGGGGTGTTGGTGA
- a CDS encoding tellurite resistance TerB family protein, whose translation MGIFDKVFNQTELSAEKTFTKQEAFLATAVAIAGSDGYVSDEEWSNLVGYVRRIKLFSGCSDIDFNKMFDRLFTILKTKGPGALVQMAKPAMEEDLKLTAFCCAVDIALSDGILEEEEKDVLDQLMQVLEVPEATAISIIEVMLIKNKM comes from the coding sequence ATGGGAATTTTTGACAAAGTATTTAACCAAACTGAATTAAGCGCAGAAAAAACATTTACCAAACAAGAAGCTTTTTTAGCCACAGCCGTTGCCATTGCCGGAAGCGATGGCTATGTATCAGACGAAGAATGGAGTAACTTGGTAGGGTATGTACGTCGTATTAAACTTTTTAGCGGTTGTAGCGATATCGATTTTAATAAAATGTTTGATCGATTATTTACTATCCTTAAAACTAAAGGTCCGGGGGCATTGGTTCAAATGGCCAAACCAGCAATGGAAGAAGATTTGAAACTAACTGCTTTTTGCTGTGCCGTTGATATAGCCTTATCAGATGGCATTTTGGAAGAAGAAGAAAAAGATGTACTTGATCAGCTTATGCAAGTGCTAGAAGTACCCGAAGCAACGGCTATTTCAATTATTGAAGTAATGTTGATAAAAAACAAGATGTAA
- a CDS encoding immunity 17 family protein codes for MHKELLIQIFLIVVGVFTLLGASLKWNFFLKNRKARLIVHLFGQSGARIFYALIGSILVIMAVLDILNIIDLQLLFEHKII; via the coding sequence ATGCATAAAGAATTATTGATTCAAATTTTTTTGATAGTCGTAGGTGTTTTTACGCTACTAGGTGCTTCACTCAAATGGAACTTCTTTTTAAAAAATAGAAAAGCACGGTTGATAGTTCATCTGTTTGGCCAAAGTGGAGCTCGAATATTCTACGCTCTTATTGGTAGTATTTTAGTTATCATGGCTGTGCTTGATATATTAAACATCATTGACTTACAGCTTCTGTTCGAACACAAAATCATATAA
- a CDS encoding LytTR family DNA-binding domain-containing protein codes for MYKIVIAEDEFNAREVLRKMLSLLFPQIEVIAEFSSFTDTKEFLSSNTADIVLFDIELDDGPSVEMLKDYPEAEFETIFVTSYKKYAIDAIKLSAVDYILKPVDPNELKAAIDKAILKINDKKEMIALKEIEKQQEETHKKVVIKTYDNTYYLDAESIIYLEAEGAYTTIFTSDRKILTSKNLKHYESLLKPYNFARTHQKYIVNLNQVISIDTNADIILNNGYKAKVSVRRKSELVKQLNL; via the coding sequence ATGTATAAAATTGTCATTGCAGAAGATGAATTTAATGCTCGCGAAGTACTACGCAAGATGCTTTCTTTATTATTCCCTCAAATAGAAGTTATAGCAGAGTTTTCGAGTTTTACTGATACAAAAGAGTTTTTAAGTAGTAATACAGCTGATATAGTCTTATTCGACATTGAGCTGGACGATGGTCCAAGCGTTGAAATGCTAAAGGATTATCCAGAAGCCGAATTTGAAACTATTTTTGTAACCAGCTACAAAAAGTATGCGATTGATGCAATAAAACTAAGTGCTGTTGATTATATCCTCAAACCAGTTGATCCAAATGAATTAAAAGCTGCTATTGATAAAGCCATTCTTAAAATTAATGATAAAAAGGAAATGATTGCTTTGAAAGAGATAGAGAAACAACAGGAAGAAACTCACAAAAAAGTAGTTATTAAAACCTACGATAACACCTACTATCTGGATGCTGAGTCTATCATTTATCTTGAAGCAGAAGGGGCTTACACGACCATTTTTACAAGCGATCGTAAAATACTCACTTCAAAAAACCTAAAACACTACGAATCGTTACTTAAACCCTATAATTTTGCCCGTACACATCAAAAATATATAGTAAACCTAAATCAGGTTATAAGCATTGATACCAACGCTGATATTATTTTAAATAATGGTTATAAAGCAAAAGTATCTGTCCGCCGAAAAAGTGAACTTGTAAAACAACTAAACCTATAA
- a CDS encoding histidine kinase, whose product MHKIYMLLILIVQTCIVFSQSITKEQRQRFIQHTDTLPLDSSFLFLQKKLQNKDIGQQDSALLFNLLGNNRNEFGANNEAVNYYRKALLLYKKSDDFTGEVKVRLNLSRTYSDSYNFTQAGNELFLAKQIATQNKDTLLQLKVKEYFSNLFYVQGEIDSTLFYLRSVVSEYEKRKDTTSMSRIYNNLGVIYKRQELFHKAIFYNKKALELSIIHGNRSDISDAYNNLGVCYENLYNKTDNANYLQQAITYYEQASMLKHNQPDEVNTALMNLANLNRTLGNDSIADKYFEKLESITQKTNSKNALDLYRDQMFHSINTGDITDAAFYFALYDSVLYEIHKVQEKDFANMLTNQYKLYAAREKDQEQQLIIKEEQNKRLQIEKKQFITQVVFFVFAIIVTAMFYYLRQRKKYLSLRAEKENKSLQDAVLRTQMNPHFIFNALTAIQNSILKEDQLVTASYVSRFARLIRQSFDFANVQTISIDEDISALTDYIETQKMRFGDKFSYEINIDNSLKTMDIQIPPMMLQPLVENSIQHGFKQYYKQGFIVIGINKIEDNKIGFAVTDNGVGFDHEKQSKKDHALDVLKKRLALFNDNNHLSFIISTPPAGGTKVYFELSLTAHV is encoded by the coding sequence ATGCATAAAATATATATGCTTCTTATACTAATAGTGCAAACATGCATTGTGTTTTCGCAAAGTATAACAAAAGAACAACGACAAAGATTTATACAACATACTGATACTTTACCTTTGGATTCTTCTTTTTTGTTTTTACAAAAGAAACTCCAAAATAAAGACATTGGACAGCAAGACAGTGCTCTACTATTTAATCTATTAGGGAATAACAGAAACGAGTTTGGAGCCAACAATGAAGCTGTCAATTATTACCGTAAAGCCCTGCTATTATACAAAAAATCAGATGATTTTACCGGCGAAGTAAAAGTTCGGTTAAACTTATCTCGCACATACTCAGACTCATACAATTTCACTCAGGCAGGCAATGAATTATTTTTAGCCAAGCAAATTGCAACTCAAAATAAGGATACTTTACTTCAACTTAAAGTAAAAGAGTATTTCTCCAATCTATTTTATGTACAAGGAGAAATTGACAGCACACTGTTTTATTTAAGATCTGTTGTTAGCGAGTACGAAAAAAGGAAAGATACAACATCCATGTCGCGCATATACAATAACCTGGGTGTAATTTACAAAAGACAAGAGCTTTTTCATAAAGCCATATTTTATAATAAAAAAGCCCTTGAATTAAGTATAATTCATGGTAATAGATCAGATATTAGCGACGCATACAATAATCTAGGCGTATGTTACGAAAATCTATATAACAAAACCGATAATGCAAATTATCTTCAACAAGCTATTACCTATTACGAACAAGCCTCAATGTTAAAGCACAATCAACCTGATGAGGTAAATACTGCACTTATGAATCTGGCCAATCTAAATCGTACATTAGGCAATGATAGCATAGCTGATAAATATTTTGAAAAACTTGAATCCATCACTCAAAAAACAAATTCAAAAAATGCTCTCGATTTATACCGCGATCAAATGTTTCACAGCATTAATACGGGCGATATAACTGATGCTGCTTTCTATTTTGCCTTATACGATTCTGTTTTATACGAAATACACAAAGTACAGGAAAAAGATTTTGCCAACATGCTAACTAATCAATATAAACTGTACGCAGCACGTGAAAAAGATCAAGAACAACAACTAATTATTAAAGAGGAACAAAATAAAAGATTACAAATAGAGAAAAAGCAATTTATTACACAGGTTGTATTCTTCGTTTTTGCAATAATTGTTACTGCTATGTTTTATTATTTACGACAACGAAAAAAATACTTGTCGTTAAGAGCTGAAAAAGAAAACAAATCATTGCAAGATGCTGTTTTACGCACACAAATGAATCCTCATTTTATTTTCAATGCATTAACTGCCATACAAAATTCAATTTTAAAAGAAGATCAATTGGTAACAGCTTCCTATGTATCACGTTTTGCCCGTTTAATTCGTCAATCGTTTGACTTTGCAAATGTGCAAACCATAAGTATTGATGAAGACATATCAGCCTTAACAGATTATATAGAAACACAAAAAATGCGTTTTGGTGATAAATTTTCGTATGAAATAAATATTGACAATTCATTAAAGACGATGGATATTCAGATACCACCGATGATGTTACAACCATTGGTTGAGAATTCGATTCAACACGGATTTAAACAATATTACAAACAAGGTTTTATCGTTATTGGCATAAACAAAATAGAAGACAACAAAATTGGTTTCGCAGTAACAGACAACGGCGTTGGATTCGATCATGAAAAGCAAAGTAAAAAAGATCATGCCTTAGATGTATTAAAGAAACGTCTGGCCTTATTTAACGATAACAATCATCTTTCTTTTATTATCTCTACGCCTCCTGCAGGAGGTACCAAAGTATATTTCGAACTATCATTAACAGCCCATGTATAA
- a CDS encoding pectinesterase family protein, translating into MRFIVSSIIALFCLELWAQNTADITVAADGSGDYTTLTEAINNLPYYNYQRMTIYVKNGIYNEKIKLKQDFITIRGESRDSTIIEYAQLREDWIKNPDITGPAVINIEADDIILDNLTIRNTQPQVGPHAFAILGTGTRTVITNCNVISKGGDTVSLWNYKQGMYYHSNCYFEGCVDFVCPRGWCYIKDSEFHQLKKTATLWHAGVDNKDKKFVLQNCSFTGVDGWELGRHHYEAAFYLNNCTFGKGMADKPIYHVTYPNKPEKNRPYFWGDRYYFSGCTSVEQNYTWFADNFKNCSDKIAPKDLSPAWTFNQQWDPENKTFPYLTKVKFLNEHNILLYFSENMGITSDLTLMTSTHKELTFVQGKGRDIIQLSAPTPLDQKDFIESLRITSGCIFTNIARVNNIMLISGDSLELNILK; encoded by the coding sequence ATGAGATTCATTGTAAGTTCCATCATAGCCTTATTCTGCCTAGAATTATGGGCTCAAAACACTGCTGATATAACTGTTGCTGCCGATGGCAGTGGTGATTACACAACTTTAACCGAGGCTATTAATAATTTACCCTATTATAATTATCAGCGCATGACCATATATGTTAAAAATGGCATTTACAATGAAAAAATAAAACTGAAACAGGACTTTATCACTATCAGAGGCGAGAGTCGCGATAGTACAATAATTGAATATGCTCAACTGCGCGAAGATTGGATAAAAAATCCGGACATAACAGGACCAGCTGTAATTAATATTGAAGCTGATGATATTATACTCGATAACCTAACAATACGTAATACACAACCTCAAGTTGGCCCTCATGCTTTTGCAATACTTGGTACTGGTACACGCACGGTTATTACAAATTGCAATGTCATCAGTAAAGGCGGAGATACCGTTTCGTTGTGGAATTATAAACAAGGGATGTATTACCATTCCAATTGTTATTTTGAGGGATGTGTTGATTTTGTTTGTCCAAGAGGATGGTGCTACATTAAAGATTCCGAATTTCATCAACTAAAAAAAACAGCCACTTTATGGCATGCCGGAGTTGATAATAAAGATAAAAAGTTTGTATTACAGAATTGTAGTTTCACTGGGGTTGATGGATGGGAATTAGGACGCCATCATTACGAAGCAGCCTTTTATCTTAACAACTGTACCTTTGGAAAAGGTATGGCTGATAAACCTATTTATCATGTAACTTATCCCAACAAACCAGAAAAAAATCGTCCTTATTTTTGGGGCGATCGATATTACTTTTCGGGCTGTACATCTGTTGAACAAAATTATACTTGGTTTGCCGACAATTTTAAAAACTGCAGCGATAAAATTGCTCCGAAAGATCTTAGCCCTGCATGGACGTTTAATCAACAATGGGATCCTGAAAACAAAACATTTCCATATCTTACAAAAGTTAAGTTCTTAAATGAACACAACATATTATTATACTTTAGCGAAAATATGGGAATTACATCGGACTTAACATTAATGACCTCTACACATAAAGAGTTAACTTTTGTTCAGGGTAAAGGTAGAGATATAATTCAATTATCGGCCCCAACTCCTTTAGACCAAAAAGATTTCATAGAATCATTAAGAATTACGAGTGGTTGCATTTTTACCAACATAGCCAGAGTTAATAATATCATGCTAATATCCGGAGATTCATTGGAGCTGAACATTTTAAAGTAA
- a CDS encoding rhamnogalacturonan acetylesterase, which translates to MNKLSTLSQRKHYYFLSFILVLTLFSCNQNKPYTIYLAGDSTMAEKELDKRPETGWGEHLHDFLSKNVTVANHAKNGRSSKSFVAEGRWDSIMSLLKPGDYVFIQFGHNDEKTRKDKYSSPEDFYSNMCHFVDDVRSKKATPILLTPVMRRRFDENGKFFDTHGDYPVMTRKAAADKEVSLIDMHQLSEKLLIEYGEEKSKELFLIAEPGVWNNYPDGRDDNTHFNDKGAYEMAHLAIEAIEKSDIAIKKDIINQ; encoded by the coding sequence ATGAATAAACTTAGTACCCTTAGTCAAAGAAAACATTACTATTTTCTATCCTTCATTCTTGTTCTAACCCTGTTTAGTTGCAACCAAAACAAACCCTATACGATCTATTTAGCCGGAGATTCAACAATGGCCGAAAAAGAGTTGGACAAACGGCCCGAAACAGGTTGGGGAGAACATTTACATGACTTTCTTTCTAAAAATGTAACTGTTGCCAATCATGCCAAGAATGGCAGAAGCAGTAAATCGTTTGTTGCAGAAGGACGCTGGGACTCTATTATGTCGCTTTTAAAACCCGGTGATTATGTTTTTATCCAGTTTGGTCACAACGATGAAAAAACACGAAAAGACAAATACTCTTCACCGGAAGATTTTTATTCCAATATGTGTCACTTTGTGGATGATGTACGCTCAAAAAAAGCAACACCCATATTGTTAACACCTGTTATGCGTCGCAGATTTGATGAAAATGGCAAGTTCTTCGATACTCATGGCGATTATCCTGTAATGACTCGCAAGGCAGCAGCTGATAAAGAAGTAAGCTTGATTGATATGCACCAATTATCTGAAAAACTTTTAATTGAATACGGAGAAGAAAAATCGAAAGAGCTCTTTTTAATTGCTGAACCTGGCGTGTGGAACAATTATCCGGATGGTAGAGATGATAATACCCATTTCAATGATAAAGGAGCCTACGAAATGGCCCATCTTGCCATTGAAGCTATTGAAAAATCAGATATTGCAATCAAAAAGGACATAATTAATCAATAA